Part of the Nitrospinaceae bacterium genome, CCACCCATCCCGATTAGGGAATGATTTCCAACCCGGATGTTCGAGATGAGCGAGCTGTTTGTTCCTAAATAACAACTTTCACCGACCTCAACGCTCCCGGAAATACATACGCCTGCCGCGATGCAGGTGTAGTTGCCGATTTCGGCGTCATGGCTGATGACCGAGGCGGGGAGCACGATAACGTGGTTTCCATCTTCGCGAACGAGGCAATAGTTACGTTTTGAAGAATGACAACGCCCCGGCCCAAAGTGGCCAGCTTCGATACCGAGGCCGAAGGGTGAACTATGGTTTCGAACCGATCAGGCCGGACGCCGGTTTTTTCGATAATTTCGGATTTTTTCCAAAAATTCGACGGGCTGCCAATTCCGTTTACAAAAAAGGCATCAGGAAAATCATTCGCAGCCGAAAGGGGGCCGATAACTTTAGCGCCCGCGATATCGCGGCCCAGCGCCTCGGGGTTGTCGTCCAGGAATCCGAGGCATTCATAGGCCTTAATGCCCGATTCGAGGTTGAGCTCGCCGATGGTGTCGAGAATATCTACGCTGTTGCCGCCGGTTCCGAGAATAATGATCTTTTTCGGTTTGCTCATGTCCTGTCCCGTGGCGCCTGAATTAAGTTCGATTTCCCAACGAGCGGCAATCATTTGATGAAAATACTCAGCGGAGTTTAAATTTGCTATAAGTTACCATAACGTTTTTTTGTTGAAATAGCATTGGTCAAATTTTCATAATTTTATTATGAGGTGGTGATGGAAACGGATCGAATAGGCGTCGGGTTGGTGGGATACGGGTACTGGGGGCCCAACCTTGCCCGAAATTTTTATATGCAAAAAGACTGTAGCCTCCTCGCTATTTGTGATTTGTCGCCGGGTCGGGCAGAGCTTGCCGCTTCAAATTACCCATCTGTTCGGGTGACGGATAATTTTCAGGAATTGCTCGATGATCCGGGCATTCAGCTTGTCTTGATCGCAACACCGGTATCGACTCATTACGATTTCACCAAGCGTGCGCTTTTGGCTGGAAAAGATGTATTGGTGGAAAAACCCCTTGCGGCCACGGTTGCCGAGGCGCAGGAGCTTGTTGATCTTTCAGATGAGACGGGCCGAATCCTCTTTGTGGACCACACCTATTTATTCACAGGGGCTGTTAAAAAAATTCTTGAGCTTCTGGAGAGTAATGAGCTTGGCGATATCAAATATATCGATTCGGTGCGGATTAATCTGGGACTTTTTAGCAATGATGTGAACGTTCTTTTTGATCTCGCTCCGCACGATTTGTCGCTTCTTTGTTGTTTCATGAAAGATGATCCGGTTTCGGTACAAGCGCTTGGCGCGCCCGTGATGGAAAACGATCAAGAGGCTATCGCGTATCTTCATCTTGTCTACCCAAGTGAGATTATCGCCCACTGTCATGTCAGCTGGCTATCGCCCGTTAAAATCCGCCGTACTATTATCGGCGGCACTGAGAAAATGATTGTTTTTGATGACAACGAAATCACCGAAAAAGTTAAAATTTATGATCGCGGCGTGGAATTCAGGAACAACGAGATGAGCCAGAGCGACATTTACAAAATGATTGTCGATTATCGAATGGGAGATATCGTTTCGCCAAGGCTCTCAACACGTGAGGCGCTGGCGGAGGAGGCTGACTATCTAGTTGAGTGCATAAGAACAAGGCAGCGTCCGTTTACGGACGGCCGCTTTGGCTTGCGGGTGGTGAAGATTCTGGAGGCGGCGCAAACTTCCCTGAGAAACGGGGGGCTTTCGGTGGAGATAGATTCTTGAGCGAAAATGAGCAGGTCGCACCCGACGTTAAGCTGGGTAAGGATGTCCGGCTGCACGGATTTGTTAATCTCTACGGTTGTGAGATCGGAGACGGGTGCTCCATCGGCACGTTCGTGGAGATTCAAAAAGGCGTTCGCCTCGGAAAGCGGGTAAAGGTGCAAAGCCATACCTTTATATGTGAGGGCGTGGACATCGCGGACGAGGTTTTTGTCGGCCACGGCGTGATGTTCATCAATGATCGCTATCCCCGCGCGACAACAGAGGATGGGGAGAGGAAGAGCGAGGATGACTGGTCGCTGGAGCGAACGGTGGTAGAGCTTCGAGCCAGCATCGGGAGCAACGCGACAATATTGTGCGGGGTGAAAATCGGTGAGGATGCCGTAGTCGGGGCTGGCGCCGTTGTGACGAAGGATGTTCCACCCAAAGCCGTTGTTGCTGGAAATCCGGCTAAGCTCATTCGCTACCTGGCCTAAAGGACAATATGAATCTTCAAGGAAAGAAAATTTTAGTAACCGGTGGCGCCGGATTTATCGGCTCGCACATTATCTCTCTTCTTGCCGAGGAGGGGTGCGCGGAAATTGTTGCCGTAGACAATATGATTAGAGGCCGCCCCGAAAATCTTGCTGCTGTGATGGAAAAAGCGCCGATTCGCATCGTAGAAGGCGACATATGCGATCGCTCTTTGATGGAAGGGCTGGTGAAGGACTCTGATCTTGTTTTTCATAAAGCGGCTTTACGCATCACGCATTGCGCCGAGGAGCCCCGGCTCGCTATCAAAATCATGGTCGAGGCCACTTATGATTTGCTGGAGTTGTGTGTGGCGCACAAGGTGGGGAGAGTTGTCGCGGCCTCTTCGGCCTCGGTCTATGGTCTGGCAGAGGTGTTTCCCACCGATGAAAGCCACCATCCCTACGACAACCGCACCCTCTACGGGGCGGCGAAAATGTTCAACGAGGGTCTGCTTCGCTCGTTCAATGATATGTACGGTCTCGACTATGTGGCCACGCGCTGTTTTAATGTCTATGGGCCGAATATGGATATTCATGGGAAATATACCGAGGTGCTGGTTCGCTGGATGGAGCGCATCGAGGCGGGCCAGCCGCCTATTATTTTCGGCGACGGCTCGCAGACAATGGATTTTGTCCATGTTCGCGACGTGGCGCGCGCCAACATACTTGCCGCCAAGTCGG contains:
- a CDS encoding Gfo/Idh/MocA family oxidoreductase; the protein is METDRIGVGLVGYGYWGPNLARNFYMQKDCSLLAICDLSPGRAELAASNYPSVRVTDNFQELLDDPGIQLVLIATPVSTHYDFTKRALLAGKDVLVEKPLAATVAEAQELVDLSDETGRILFVDHTYLFTGAVKKILELLESNELGDIKYIDSVRINLGLFSNDVNVLFDLAPHDLSLLCCFMKDDPVSVQALGAPVMENDQEAIAYLHLVYPSEIIAHCHVSWLSPVKIRRTIIGGTEKMIVFDDNEITEKVKIYDRGVEFRNNEMSQSDIYKMIVDYRMGDIVSPRLSTREALAEEADYLVECIRTRQRPFTDGRFGLRVVKILEAAQTSLRNGGLSVEIDS
- a CDS encoding N-acetyltransferase; its protein translation is MSENEQVAPDVKLGKDVRLHGFVNLYGCEIGDGCSIGTFVEIQKGVRLGKRVKVQSHTFICEGVDIADEVFVGHGVMFINDRYPRATTEDGERKSEDDWSLERTVVELRASIGSNATILCGVKIGEDAVVGAGAVVTKDVPPKAVVAGNPAKLIRYLA
- a CDS encoding NAD-dependent epimerase/dehydratase family protein encodes the protein MNLQGKKILVTGGAGFIGSHIISLLAEEGCAEIVAVDNMIRGRPENLAAVMEKAPIRIVEGDICDRSLMEGLVKDSDLVFHKAALRITHCAEEPRLAIKIMVEATYDLLELCVAHKVGRVVAASSASVYGLAEVFPTDESHHPYDNRTLYGAAKMFNEGLLRSFNDMYGLDYVATRCFNVYGPNMDIHGKYTEVLVRWMERIEAGQPPIIFGDGSQTMDFVHVRDVARANILAAKSDVSDEVFNIASGGETSLLELAQVLLKVMDREDLHIEFQDERSVNPVRRRLADVSKAERLLGFKAEVSLEAGMRDLVDWWRRERNLVA